The Allocatelliglobosispora scoriae genome contains a region encoding:
- a CDS encoding GGDEF domain-containing protein, which yields MDPTDTAATTWHTTHVDPRTGLLNRRAFHELAALRQGRSPCPHVAVVAALDDGEAISHEFGSEVGDLVLVAVARRFADYTTGHPAAHLDSGRFAAVVISSTTMDGTSYPDAQTMTRILAEPIWTSGRCVRARVSVGLADLEPTADLALVLDHPVGVLPRTPSLHESPVDRGAPATRSGPRAACCAAVVHSPHRRRP from the coding sequence GTGGATCCGACCGACACCGCCGCGACGACGTGGCACACCACCCACGTCGATCCCCGCACCGGCCTGCTCAATCGGCGTGCCTTCCACGAACTCGCCGCGCTGCGGCAAGGTCGATCGCCCTGCCCTCACGTCGCCGTCGTCGCAGCGCTCGACGACGGTGAGGCGATCTCCCACGAGTTCGGGTCCGAAGTGGGCGACCTGGTGCTCGTCGCCGTCGCCCGCCGGTTCGCCGACTACACCACCGGCCACCCGGCGGCACATCTCGACTCCGGCCGGTTCGCCGCAGTCGTGATCAGCTCAACCACGATGGACGGCACGTCCTATCCCGACGCCCAGACGATGACGCGGATCCTCGCCGAGCCGATCTGGACATCCGGCAGGTGTGTTCGCGCGAGGGTTTCGGTGGGTCTGGCGGATCTGGAACCCACGGCCGACCTCGCGCTCGTCCTCGACCACCCGGTCGGGGTTCTCCCCCGGACCCCCTCGCTCCACGAGTCCCCCGTGGACCGTGGTGCGCCGGCGACCCGATCGGGTCCCCGGGCGGCCTGCTGCGCGGCTGTGGTCCACAGTCCGCACCGGCGCCGCCCATAG
- a CDS encoding DUF397 domain-containing protein: MARSASGGGPGDQSPGCAELTWRKSGRSNASGNCVEVARLPYGEGVAVRNSRDPDGSALVFTHAEIAAFLCGVYDGDFDDLID, from the coding sequence ATGGCGAGGAGTGCCTCCGGCGGCGGCCCAGGCGACCAGTCGCCCGGCTGCGCGGAGCTGACATGGCGCAAGAGCGGGCGCAGCAACGCGAGCGGCAACTGTGTCGAGGTGGCCCGGCTCCCCTACGGCGAGGGCGTCGCGGTCCGCAATTCCCGCGATCCCGATGGATCGGCACTGGTCTTCACGCACGCCGAGATCGCCGCGTTCCTCTGCGGCGTCTACGACGGCGACTTCGACGACCTGATCGACTAG
- a CDS encoding helix-turn-helix domain-containing protein has product MLLGAQLRRLREARGVTREDAGYRIRGSESKISRMELGRVGFKERDVADLLTLYGLTDPVERDRLLALARNANSPGWWNRFSDVLPSWFHPYVGLEAAASLVRNYEVQFVPGLLQTRDYARAVVMLGHGHSPPDEIERRVDLRLLRQQVLTRLHDPLQFWAVIDEAVLRRPIGGVEVMRKQIHALAEAAMIPNVRVQVVPFHLGGHAASGGAFSILRFAEPDLPDVVYVEQLTSSLYLDKRDDVDQYAIVMEKLCIQAPPPEQSRDILHRIAAEL; this is encoded by the coding sequence ATGCTCCTCGGCGCCCAGCTCCGTCGGCTGCGCGAGGCGCGGGGGGTGACCCGTGAGGATGCCGGGTACCGCATCCGCGGCTCCGAGTCCAAGATCAGCAGGATGGAGCTGGGCCGGGTCGGCTTCAAGGAGCGCGACGTCGCCGACCTGCTCACCCTCTACGGCCTGACCGACCCGGTGGAGCGCGACCGGCTGCTGGCGCTGGCTCGCAACGCCAACTCCCCCGGCTGGTGGAACCGCTTCAGCGACGTGCTGCCCTCGTGGTTCCACCCCTACGTCGGGCTCGAGGCCGCCGCTTCGCTGGTGCGCAACTACGAGGTGCAGTTCGTGCCGGGGCTGCTGCAGACTCGCGACTACGCGCGGGCCGTGGTGATGCTGGGGCACGGGCATTCGCCCCCCGACGAGATCGAGCGCCGCGTCGACCTGCGGCTGCTCCGCCAGCAGGTGCTGACCCGGCTGCATGACCCGCTGCAGTTCTGGGCCGTCATCGACGAGGCGGTGCTGCGCCGCCCGATCGGCGGGGTCGAGGTGATGCGCAAGCAGATCCACGCGCTCGCCGAGGCGGCGATGATCCCCAACGTCCGGGTCCAGGTGGTGCCGTTCCACCTCGGCGGCCACGCGGCGTCTGGCGGTGCCTTCAGCATCCTGCGCTTCGCCGAGCCGGATCTGCCCGATGTGGTCTATGTCGAGCAGCTCACCAGCTCGCTCTATCTCGACAAGCGCGACGACGTCGACCAGTATGCGATCGTCATGGAGAAGCTCTGCATCCAGGCACCCCCGCCGGAGCAGTCCCGTGACATCCTGCACCGGATCGCCGCCGAGCTCTAG
- a CDS encoding SAM-dependent methyltransferase, with amino-acid sequence MDQLSRLDTSVAHSARLWNYLLGGKDNFAVDREAAEQVLTFMPELVQSARYNREFLGRAVRFLAGEAGIRQFLDIGTGLPTASNTHEVAQQTAPSARIVYVDNDPMVLVHARALLTSTPDGATDYIDADIRDPEAILGSAERTLKFDQPIAIMLLGILNFVVDDDEAAAIVRRLVDAVPSGSYLVVSHPTTEVHKEAVVRAMEMWNASGSAPITARTPAAIASFFDGLELLEPGVLTVSQWRPDGNDTTVVTEFGAVGRKP; translated from the coding sequence ATGGATCAACTGTCCAGGCTGGACACATCGGTGGCGCACTCCGCCCGCCTCTGGAACTACCTGCTCGGCGGCAAGGACAACTTCGCCGTCGACCGGGAGGCCGCGGAGCAGGTGCTCACGTTCATGCCCGAGCTCGTGCAGTCCGCCCGCTACAACCGGGAGTTCCTCGGCCGGGCCGTCCGCTTCCTCGCCGGGGAGGCCGGGATCCGGCAGTTCCTCGACATCGGCACCGGTCTGCCGACCGCGAGCAACACGCACGAGGTGGCGCAGCAGACCGCGCCGTCGGCCCGGATCGTCTACGTCGACAACGACCCGATGGTGCTGGTCCACGCCCGCGCGCTGCTCACCAGCACGCCAGATGGCGCCACCGACTACATCGACGCCGACATCCGCGATCCGGAGGCGATCCTGGGCTCCGCCGAGCGGACCCTGAAGTTCGACCAGCCGATCGCGATCATGCTGCTCGGCATCCTCAACTTCGTCGTCGACGACGACGAGGCCGCCGCGATCGTGCGCCGGCTCGTCGACGCCGTGCCGTCGGGCAGCTACCTGGTCGTCTCGCACCCCACCACGGAGGTGCACAAGGAGGCGGTCGTGCGGGCGATGGAGATGTGGAACGCCAGCGGTTCCGCCCCGATCACGGCCAGGACACCGGCGGCGATCGCCAGCTTCTTCGACGGGCTGGAGCTGCTGGAGCCGGGCGTGCTGACCGTGTCGCAGTGGCGGCCCGACGGCAACGACACGACCGTCGTCACCGAGTTCGGCGCGGTGGGCCGCAAACCCTGA
- a CDS encoding esterase-like activity of phytase family protein, with the protein MRRMPRLATAGLAVLTLSVAAPASGATPAGAGFQHRPDRFGQATLTGFASLPATTFVPASDPSGALLGTAAINGIVPPFADQPVQGFSGIARNSDGSFDVISDNGYGNKANSGDFVLRVQRVIPDYATGTVDVVGGVNLTDPAGLVPFALTRPDRVLTGSDFDVESIVKASDGSYWIGDEFGPFLLHFDRAGRLLAAPVPLADVHAPESAAILGVTPNLPSSKGFEGMASSADGRYLYPLLEGTVSGDPAGSLRIYQYDRRAGHYTDQRFTYRLESSANAIGDMISVDRDRFLVIERDNGQGATALFKKIFMVDVRDRDADGAVDKTVVADLLDIADPRHLGGTASTFRFPFQTIEDVILLDDRTLGVVNDNNFPFSSGRTPGQPDDNEFITIRLTRPLR; encoded by the coding sequence ATGAGACGCATGCCCCGCCTCGCCACCGCCGGTCTGGCGGTCCTGACCCTGTCCGTCGCCGCGCCCGCCAGCGGCGCCACCCCCGCCGGTGCCGGATTCCAGCACCGGCCGGACCGCTTCGGCCAGGCCACCCTGACCGGCTTCGCGTCGCTGCCCGCGACGACCTTCGTCCCGGCGAGCGACCCGTCCGGCGCGCTGCTGGGCACGGCTGCGATCAACGGGATCGTGCCGCCCTTCGCCGACCAGCCCGTTCAGGGCTTCAGCGGGATCGCCCGCAACTCCGATGGCAGCTTCGACGTGATCTCCGACAACGGCTACGGCAACAAGGCCAACAGCGGCGACTTCGTGCTCCGCGTGCAACGGGTCATCCCGGACTACGCCACCGGGACGGTCGACGTGGTCGGCGGGGTCAACCTCACCGACCCGGCCGGGCTGGTGCCCTTCGCGCTGACCCGGCCGGACCGGGTGCTGACCGGGTCGGATTTCGATGTGGAGTCGATCGTCAAGGCGTCCGACGGCAGCTACTGGATCGGTGACGAGTTCGGTCCCTTCCTGCTGCACTTCGACCGGGCCGGTCGGCTGCTCGCGGCGCCGGTGCCGCTCGCCGACGTGCACGCGCCGGAGAGCGCCGCGATCCTCGGCGTCACGCCGAACCTGCCCAGCAGCAAGGGTTTCGAGGGGATGGCGTCCTCCGCGGACGGACGCTATCTCTATCCGCTGCTGGAGGGCACGGTGAGCGGTGACCCGGCGGGTTCGCTGCGGATCTACCAGTACGACCGGCGCGCCGGGCACTACACCGACCAGCGCTTCACCTATCGGTTGGAGTCATCCGCCAACGCGATCGGCGACATGATCTCGGTGGACCGGGACCGCTTCCTCGTCATCGAGCGCGACAACGGGCAGGGTGCCACCGCCCTGTTCAAGAAGATCTTCATGGTCGACGTACGGGATCGTGACGCCGACGGTGCCGTCGACAAGACCGTCGTCGCGGACCTGCTCGACATCGCGGACCCGAGGCACCTGGGCGGCACGGCGAGCACCTTCCGCTTCCCGTTCCAGACGATCGAGGACGTCATCCTCCTCGACGACCGGACGCTGGGAGTCGTCAACGACAACAACTTCCCGTTCTCATCGGGACGCACGCCGGGGCAGCCGGACGACAACGAGTTCATCACCATCCGGCTGACGCGCCCGCTCCGCTGA
- a CDS encoding phosphatidylinositol-specific phospholipase C domain-containing protein, with protein MHLKSSIAVVGAALALALGANAPAAAAAPTDALRLTGTTAVGVHNTYEKAKFPYLADALDTGANLLEFDIWVDTATRRWRVNHELFGTSNNCTAATTAAQLRTGARDQQFGVCLDDIRIWSDAHPGHRPLHLKIELKAGFDSRYALGPRDFDTLVASRLGSKVYRPIDLATKPDGSRFATLEDAALGDNWATRAALAGKVLIEIIPGTFERGNPFDSLDTDVEYGRHLRDLNAAGQLATAQAFPAVLDAATGDPRTRYSETNIRPWFVVFDGSASTYMNGSITTAWYDTRHYLLVMTDASAVAPAIDPVNPTQAQALARINLLALNHATVVSADWSVATGVLGTVVARG; from the coding sequence ATGCATTTGAAATCATCGATTGCTGTCGTCGGCGCCGCCCTCGCGCTCGCCCTCGGCGCCAACGCTCCGGCCGCCGCCGCCGCCCCGACCGACGCCCTTCGCCTGACCGGGACCACGGCGGTCGGGGTGCACAACACCTATGAGAAGGCGAAGTTCCCCTACCTCGCCGACGCGCTCGACACCGGCGCCAACCTGCTGGAGTTCGACATCTGGGTCGACACCGCCACCCGTCGCTGGCGCGTCAACCACGAGCTCTTCGGCACCAGCAACAACTGCACCGCCGCGACGACCGCCGCGCAGCTGCGCACCGGTGCCCGGGACCAGCAGTTCGGCGTCTGCCTCGACGACATCCGGATCTGGAGCGACGCCCACCCCGGACACCGCCCGCTGCACCTGAAGATCGAGCTCAAGGCCGGGTTCGACAGCCGTTACGCCCTGGGCCCGCGCGACTTCGACACCCTCGTCGCGAGCCGGCTGGGCAGCAAGGTCTACCGCCCGATCGACCTCGCCACCAAGCCGGACGGCAGCCGCTTCGCGACCCTGGAGGACGCGGCACTCGGCGACAACTGGGCCACCCGCGCCGCCCTCGCGGGCAAGGTACTCATCGAGATCATCCCGGGTACGTTCGAGCGCGGCAACCCCTTCGACAGCCTCGACACCGACGTGGAGTACGGCCGCCACCTGCGCGATCTCAACGCAGCCGGACAGCTCGCCACCGCGCAGGCGTTCCCGGCGGTGCTCGACGCGGCGACCGGCGACCCGCGCACGCGCTACTCGGAGACGAACATCCGGCCCTGGTTCGTCGTCTTCGACGGCTCCGCGAGCACCTACATGAACGGCAGCATCACCACCGCCTGGTACGACACCCGCCACTACCTGCTGGTGATGACCGATGCGTCGGCGGTGGCCCCGGCGATCGATCCGGTCAACCCGACGCAGGCACAGGCGCTGGCCCGGATCAACCTGCTCGCGCTCAACCACGCGACCGTCGTGTCGGCGGACTGGTCGGTGGCGACCGGCGTACTCGGCACGGTCGTCGCCCGCGGCTGA
- a CDS encoding phage holin family protein produces the protein MLRSPADLIRLAAHQISKLVTDELRAIRTQLINRARPYRTGAALVAGGFLTVLYALAALLVAGGLGLATVLPGWAAALVIGACLLVVSAILLLVGRRHLEAARQNPPRRIITSRAAEVRDEVPSP, from the coding sequence ATGCTGCGCTCCCCGGCGGACCTGATCCGCCTTGCCGCACACCAGATCTCCAAGCTGGTCACCGACGAGCTGAGAGCCATCCGCACCCAGCTGATCAACCGGGCGCGCCCGTATCGGACCGGGGCCGCGCTGGTCGCCGGCGGCTTTCTCACCGTCCTCTACGCCTTGGCGGCGCTGCTCGTCGCGGGCGGTCTGGGGCTGGCGACCGTCCTGCCCGGCTGGGCCGCCGCCCTCGTGATCGGGGCGTGCCTGCTCGTCGTCTCGGCGATCCTCCTCCTGGTGGGCCGCCGCCACCTCGAAGCAGCTCGCCAGAACCCGCCACGCCGGATCATCACCAGCAGGGCGGCCGAGGTTCGCGACGAGGTGCCGTCTCCGTAG
- a CDS encoding TraR/DksA family transcriptional regulator: protein MTTMREAPALPDSRTDRLHTGENDPAVILMQRYAEVDEEYQVQLSVLAGLRQGLGDDTGDIADGGSKATDLDTEEILTERLRQRRESLSAAMERAARGTYGRCDGCRLPIATERLLAAPAALLCVPCQVKAERAHL, encoded by the coding sequence ATGACGACCATGCGCGAAGCGCCCGCACTCCCCGATAGCCGCACCGACCGTCTCCACACCGGCGAGAACGATCCCGCGGTCATACTGATGCAGCGGTACGCGGAGGTGGACGAGGAGTACCAGGTGCAGCTCTCGGTCCTCGCCGGACTGCGGCAGGGGCTCGGCGACGACACCGGAGACATCGCCGACGGCGGCTCCAAGGCGACCGACCTCGACACCGAGGAGATCCTCACCGAGCGCCTGCGGCAGCGACGGGAGTCCCTGTCCGCGGCGATGGAGCGTGCCGCGCGCGGCACCTATGGCAGGTGCGACGGTTGCCGGCTGCCGATCGCCACCGAGAGACTGCTCGCCGCACCGGCCGCCCTGCTCTGCGTACCGTGCCAGGTCAAGGCCGAGCGAGCACATTTGTAG
- a CDS encoding DUF4235 domain-containing protein, with protein sequence MNTSKIVYKPVGLIGGALAGVAAGMAFKQLWRLASGEDDTPNATDERRTWREILIAAALQGAVFAVVKAAVDRGGAVGVRRITGRWPD encoded by the coding sequence GTGAATACGAGCAAGATCGTATACAAGCCGGTGGGGCTCATCGGCGGCGCGCTCGCGGGTGTCGCCGCGGGGATGGCGTTCAAGCAGCTGTGGCGGCTCGCCTCGGGAGAGGACGACACGCCCAACGCGACCGACGAGCGGCGTACGTGGCGGGAGATCTTGATCGCGGCCGCGCTTCAGGGCGCGGTCTTCGCGGTGGTCAAGGCCGCCGTGGACCGTGGCGGTGCGGTGGGCGTACGCCGGATCACCGGCCGCTGGCCGGACTGA